A single Vigna radiata var. radiata cultivar VC1973A chromosome 8, Vradiata_ver6, whole genome shotgun sequence DNA region contains:
- the LOC106772021 gene encoding kinesin-like protein KIN-7L, chloroplastic isoform X2: protein MHGDQRSPGIIPLAVKDAFSIIQETPNREFLLRVSYLEIYNEVVNDLLNPAGQNLRIREDAQGTFVEGIKEEVVLSPAHALSLIAAGEEHRHVGSTNFNLLSSRSHTIFSLTVESSPCGENSEGQAVALSQLNLIDLAGSESSRAETTGMRRREGSYINKSLLTLGTVISKLTEGRASHIPYRDSKLTRLLQSSLSGHGRISLICTVTPSSSNAEETHNTLKFAHRAKHVEIQAAQNTIIDEKSLIKKYQYEIQRLKEELEQMKRGVVSLQPKETDEVDFVLLKQKLEDGQVKLQSRLEEEEDAKAALLGRIQRLTKLILVSTKPSHSTRFSNRPGPRRRHSFGEEELAYLPYKRRDLISDDENTDLHVNLEGNVETADDSYKEEKKTKKHGLLNWLKMRKRDTGLSAFSGTSDKSCGTKSVSTPSTPLAESGNRAESRHSHSLPAQSSPSADFVSSREDKEIHEDRVLGQETPLISVKSIDEIDLLREQQKILSEEVALHSSTLKRLSQEAARNPPMDQIHVEMERLKDEIRAKKEQINFLQKQIADSIIASDKLDESKNLTELMTQLNEKSFELEVKIADNHIIQEQLNQKIRECESLQETVGSLKQQLADALELRNLRPISNHSQHCSVTKGYHDEPYLEKETATINNSNEKILLQQQASEIEELKQKLAEITESKEQLELRNHKLAEESSYAKDLASAAAVELKALSEEVAKLMNQNERLLAEQAVLKNSPAQRRNSGTGTVRSGKRESHVRRNDQGGLNSDIKRELALSKERELSYEAALLDRDHKEAELQRTIEESKQREAYLENELANMWVLVAKLKKSQGAETDV from the exons GGAACCTTCGTTGAGGGAATAAAGGAAGAGGTTGTACTCTCCCCTGCTCATGCACTATCCCTTATAGCAGCCGGAGAAG AGCACAGACATGTTGGGTCCACAAACTTCAACCTACTCAGCAGCAGGAGCCATACAATATTTTCCCTG ACTGTAGAGAGTAGTCCATGTGGTGAAAATAGTGAAGGACAAGCAGTAGCACTGTCTCAATTG AACCTCATCGATCTGGCAGGTTCTGAGAGCTCAAGGGCTGAAACAACTGGCATGAGAAGGAGAGAAGGATCTTACATCAATAAAAGTCTTCTAACTCTCGGAACT GTTATTTCAAAATTGACTGAAGGCAGAGCTAGTCATATACCTTACAGGGACTCCAAATTGACTAGACTACTTCAGTCTTCTCTCAGTGGTCATGGACGTATATCT CTCATTTGCACGGTAACACCTTCATCAAGTAATGCTGAAGAGACACATAATACTTTGAAGTTTGCTCACCGGGCAAAGCACGTTGAAATACAAGCAGCTCAAAACACG ATAATTGATGAAAAGTCACTTATCAAGAAATACCAGTATGAAATTCAGCGCTTAAAGGAAGAATTGGAGCAAATGAAGCGGGGTGTTGTCTCTCTTCAACCGAAAGAAACTGATGAAGTTGACTTTGTGCTCCTAAAACAAAAG CTAGAAGATGGTCAAGTCAAGTTGCAATCAAgattggaggaagaagaagatgctaAAGCTGCTTTATTAGGAAGAATTCAACGTTTGACTAAGTTAATTTTGGTCTCCACTAAACCATCACATTCAACTAGATTTTCTAACCGTCCTGGTCCTCGTAGAAGACATTCTTTTGGGGAAGAAGAG TTGGCATACCTTCCATACAAAAGAAGGGATTTAATCTCAGACGACGAGAACACTGATCTGCATGTTAATTTAGAGGGGAATGTGGAAACAGCTGATGATTCTTATAAGGAGgagaaaaagacaaagaaacATGGGTTACTAAATTGGTTGAAGATGCGG aAACGAGATACTGGGTTAAGTGCCTTTTCAGGCACCAGTGATAAATCATGTGGAACAAAGTCTGTTAGCACACCTTCTACTCCTCTTGCAGAAAGTGGTAATCGTGCAGAGTCCAGACATTCCCATTCTCTACCTGCACAAAGCTCTCCATCGGCAGATTTCGTATCATCAAGAGAGGACAAAGAAATTCATGAGGATAGAGTATTGGGACAAGAGACACCTTTG ATAAGCGTTAAATCAATTGATGAGATTGATCTATTGAGGGAGCAACAAAAGATTCTGTCAGAAGAAGTAGCTCTTCATTCAAGTACTTTGAAGAGATTGTCTCAGGAAGCTGCAAGAAACCCTCCAATGGATCAGATTCAT GTGGAGATGGAAAGGTTAAAAGATGAAATTAGGGCTAAGAAGGAACAAATAAATTTTCTGCAAAAGCAAATTGCTGATTCTATCATTGCCTCAGATAAGTTGGATGAATCAAAG AATCTCACCGAGTTAATGAcacaattaaatgaaaaatcctTTGAACTGGAG GTCAAAATAGCAGATAACCATATAATCCAAGAACAGCTTAATCAGAAG ATCCGTGAATGTGAAAGCCTTCAAGAAACAGTTGGCTCTCTGAAACAGCAGCTTGCAGATGCACTGGAGTTGAGAAACTTAAGGCCTATATCCAATCATTCTCAACATTGCTCTGTAACCAAAGGCTACCATGATGAACCTTACCTTGAAAAGGAAACTGCCACGATAAACAATTCTAATGAAAAAATTCTTTTGCAACAGCAG GCAAGCGAGATAGAAGAGCTGAAGCAGAAGTTGGCGGAGATAACAGAATCAAAAGAACAGCTAGAACTTCGGAATCATAAACTGGCAGAAGAGAGTTCATATGCTAAAGACCTAGCTTCTGCTGCTGCCGTTGAGCTTAAGGCGTTGTCAGAAGAAGTTGCGAAACTAATGAACCAGAATGAGAGATTATTGGCTGAGCAGGCTGTATTGAAGAACTCTCCTGCCCAACGTAGAAATAGTGGAACTGGAACAGTCCGAAGTGGAAAAAGAGAAAGTCATGTTAGAAGAAATGATCAGGGTGGATTAAACTCTGATATAAAGAGAGAACTGGCCTTGAGTAAAGAAAGGGAACTTTCATACGAAGCTGCTCTTTTAGACAGGGATCACAAAGAAGCCGAGCTTCAAAGGACGATTGAAGAATCAAAGCAAAGAGAAGCATACCTGGAAAATGAACTTGCCAACATGTGGGTTCTTGTAGCTAAGCTAAAAAAGTCACAGGGAGCTGAAACTGATGTTTGA
- the LOC106772159 gene encoding uncharacterized protein LOC106772159 isoform X2, which produces MPALPNGNHQFCANGFWSKNRDDVGYNQLLKFWCELSPQARLELLRIDKQTLFEHARKNMYCSRCNGLLLEGFLQIVTYGKSLQQEGAVVHFPCSRAGGLKNQNNGGSSICNVVQDEIQDPSVHPWGGLTTTREGALTLLDCYLYSKSLKGLQIVFDGARAREREREFLYPDACGGGGRGWISQGIVSYGRGHGTRETCALHTARLSCDTLVDFWAALGDETRQSLLRMKEEDFIERLMFDSKRFCRDCRRNVIREFKELKELKRMRREPRCTNWFCVADTTFQYEVSDDSIQADWRQTFADTVGLYHHFEWAVGTTEGKSDILEFENVGMNGCVQVSGLDLGGLSACFITLRAWKLDGRCTEHTVKANAIKGQRCVHCRLIVGDGYVTITKGESIRRFFEHAEEAEEEEDDDLIDEDGNELDGECSRPQKHAKSPELAREFLLDAASVIFKEQVEKAFREGTARQNAHSIFVCLALKLLEERVHVACKEIITLEKQMKLLEEEEKEKREEEERKERKRTKEREKKLRRKERLKGKEKDTERKCSESIDVPGSPELSKDELSPAADVEQNNSIIGSNSIIVTGDDYPKIQDEDFTREGSNLRVQDYSYDDCEGDIANVQHHSYDDCDGDIANAQDRNDTSTVEQSKFYCQRLRYRKEFRLDPPTKWSDRCSNAVVSENGVVVGRSEPVHCEDNFGMHSRGINGLNRQSRISAAKSNGRNIGHKCSERFYSSNGWVNDRYDFHSCSCNSRMNRVSWETKLVSKSESTVDSSKQFYRGSKYNHVDFMSESNGRTKSRVISGNYSSRDLPHSKKVWEPMESHKKYARSNSDSNVTLGSTGQVFQFDMVRSSIDEIGGTGEVDYVDCNLKRSGVDEGYQNDLDAEAGGSCSSTEITSEEPGTSLMGGSSLNNSSDPNHGSTSSSDNCSSCLSEGDNNTTSSNRENTESSTSDSEDASQQSEGRESSTCIDNGLSGSHEAGMEKIHNANDEGLTSMSTFGPSLDAARGDVLGNPVVRMAAHNFDNCFAPVNVCSQSQSMIPPVPNQNIQFPVFQTPSAVGYYHHNPVSWPATPTNGLVHIPHPNPYLYSSPFGYGLNEDPRFCLQYGGLQQPTPLFNPVSVPVYQPFARAKGLNTEEAIRMSKPTSMLQEHLNISTVGRVSLSGANSQKAAMNGEVGDGNYAKKQDTGFSLFHFGGPADLSTCHKLPNASSNVGDFNKKSFVDEVQNENETSVMEEYNLFAGSKSLRFSIF; this is translated from the exons ATGCCTGCGTTACCGAACGGGAATCATCAATTCTGTGCGAATGGATTCTGGTCGAAGAATCGAGACGATGTTGGCTACAATCAACTCCTCAAG TTTTGGTGTGAGCTGTCACCACAAGCTCGGTTGGAGCTCTTGAGGATAGACAAGCAAACCCTTTTTGAGCATGCACGAAAAAATATGTACTGCTCCAGGTGCAATGGGTTACTTCTTGAAGGATTTCTGCAGATTGTTACATATGGGAAATCTTTGCAACAAGAGGGAGCCGTCGTTCATTTTCCTTGTAGCAGGGCTGGAGgtttgaaaaatcaaaataacgGTGGATCATCCATCTGTAATGTGGTCCAGGATGAAATTCAAGATCCAAGTGTCCATCCTTGGGGTGGTTTGACCACAACGCGTGAGGGTGCACTAACACTTCTGGATTGCTACTTGTATTCAAAGTCTCTGAAAGGACTGCAAATT GTATTTGATGGAGCACGAGCTAGGGAACGGGAAAGAGAATTTCTTTATCCAGATGCATGTGGTGGGGGTGGCCGTGGTTGGATAAGCCAAGGAATTGTGAGCTATGGCAGAGGGCATGGGACCAGGGAAACCTGTGCCCTGCACACTGCCAGACTCTCATGTGATACACTGGTGGATTTTTGGGCAGCACTAGGAGATGAGACAAGGCAATCTCTTCTAAGGATGAAGGAAGAGGATTTTATTGAGAGATTAAT GTTCGATAGCAAGAGATTTTGCAGAGATTGTAGAAGAAATGTTATTCGAGAATTTAAGGAATTAAAAGAGTTGAAGCGCATGCGAAGAGAACCTCGATGCACTAACTGGTTTTGTGTTGCTGATACTACCTTTCAGTACGAG GTATCTGATGACTCAATTCAAGCTGATTGGCGCCAGACATTTGCTGATACTGTGGGATTGTATCATCACTTTGAGTGGGCTGTGGGAACAACTGAAGGGAAATCTGACATTTTGGAATTTGAAAATGTTGGAATGAATGGATGTGTACAAGTTAGTGGCCTAGATCTTGGTGGTTTGAGTGCATGCTTCATCACCCTCCGAGCATGGAAGCTAGATGGACGCTGTACTGAACATACTGTTAAAGCTAATGCCATAAAGGGTCAAAGGTGTGTACATTGCAGGCTTATTGTTGGGGATGGCTATGTTACAATTACAAAAGGGGAAAGTATTAGAAGATTCTTTGAACATGCCGAAGaggcagaagaagaagag GATGACGATCTCAttgatgaagatggaaatgaACTTGATGGAGAATGTTCCCGACCCCAAAAACATGCAAAGAGTCCTGAACTTGCACGAGAATTTCTTCTAGATGCCGCCAGTGTTATATTTAAAGAGCAG GTTGAAAAGGCTTTCAGAGAAGGAACAGCACGTCAAAATGCACACAGCATATTCGTTTGTCTTGCTTTGAAACTGCTGGAAGAAAGAGTTCATGTAGCTTGCAAAGAAATCATTACATTAGAAAAACAG ATGAAActtcttgaagaagaagaaaaggaaaaacgtgaagaagaagaacggAAGGAGCGGAAAAGGACAaaagaaagggagaaaaaacTTCGGAGAAAGGAAAGACTTAAAGGAAAGGAGAAAGATACAGAAAGGAAGTGTTCTGAATCAATTGATGTTCCTGGATCTCCTGAACTCTCAAAGGACGAATTGTCTCCTGCTGCTGATGTAGAGCAGAATAATTCTATTATAGGCAGTAATTCAATCATTGTAACAGGAGATGATTATCCTAAAATCCAAGATGAAGACTTCACTCGAGAGGGTAGTAATTTGAGAGTACAAGACTACTCTTACGATGACTGTGAGGGAGACATTGCAAATGTGCAACACCACTCTTATGATGATTGTGATGGAGATATTGCAAATGCACAAGACAGGAATGATACTTCTACCGTTGAGCAATCAAAGTTTTATTGTCAAAGACTTAGATATAGGAAAGAATTTCGACTGGATCCGCCAACAAAGTGGTCTGACAGATGCTCTAATGCAGTTGTTTCAGAAAATGGTGTGGTGGTTGGAAGATCAGAGCCAGTACACTGTGAAGATAATTTTGGGATGCATTCCAGAGGAATCAATGGATTGAACAGGCAATCAAGAATAAGTGCTGCAAAATCCAATGGTCGAAATATTGGTCATAAGTGTAGTGAGAGGTTTTATAGTTCCAACGGCTGGGTGAACGACAGATATGATTTTCATTCATGCAGTTGTAATAGTAGAATGAATAGGGTTAGTTGGGAGACAAAACTTGTTAGTAAGTCCGAATCCACAGTAGATTCATCTAAGCAATTTTACCGTGGTAGCAAGTATAATCATGTAGACTTCATGTCCGAGAGTAATGGAAGAACCAAAAGCAGGGTCATCTCAGGTAACTATTCTAGTAGGGATTTGCCTCACTCAAAGAAAGTTTGGGAGCCTATGGAGTCCCACAAGAAGTATGCTCGTAGTAATTCAGACTCTAATGTTACATTGGGGTCCACAGGTCAAGTATTTCAGTTCGATATGGTAAGGTCATCTATCGATGAAATTGGTGGTACAGGTGAAGTTGATTATGTGGattgtaatttgaaaagaagCGGAGTGGATGAAGGCTATCAGAATGATCTTGATGCTGAAGCTGGAGGATCTTGCAGTTCCACTGAAATTACGTCTGAGGAACCTGGAACATCTCTGATGGGTGGGTCATCCTTGAATAATTCTTCTGATCCCAATCATGGTAGCACTTCTAGTTCTGATAATTGTTCATCATGCCTAAGTGAGGGTGATAACAATACCACCTCTTCAAACCGTGAGAATACAGAATCCTCAACATCTGATTCAGAAGATGCTAGCCAACAATCTGAAGGAAGAGAAAGTTCAACCTGCATTGACAACGGATTGTCTGGTTCTCATGAAGCTGGAATGGAGAAAATTCATAATGCAAATGATGAGGGCTTGACCAGCATGTCAACATTTGGTCCATCCTTGGATGCAGCGAGAGGTGATGTATTGGGGAATCCTGTGGTTAGAATGGCCGCCCATAATTTTGATAATTGTTTTGCCCCTGTTAATGTGTGTTCTCAATCTCAAAGCATGATCCCTCCAGTGCCAAACCAAAATATACAATTTCCAGTGTTTCAGACTCCTTCGGCAGTGGGCTATTACCATCACAATCCAGTTTCATGGCCAGCTACTCCTACAAATGGGTTGGTGCATATCCCGCACCCAAACCCCTACTTATATAGTAGCCCTTTTGGATATGGCTTAAACGAAGATCCGAGATTCTGCTTGCAATATGGTGGCTTACAGCAACCAACACCCTTATTTAACCCTGTTTCCGTTCCAGTTTATCAGCCATTTGCCAGAGCTAAAGGCTTAAATACGGAGGAAGCGATTCGAATGTCTAAGCCAACATCCATGCTTCAAGAGCATCTTAATATATCTACAGTGGGAAGGGTTTCTCTAAGCGGAGCTAATTCACAAAAAGCAGCAATGAATGGGGAAGTTGGAGATGGTAATTATGCCAAGAAACAAGACACTGGTTTCTCCCTGTTTCATTTTGGTGGCCCTGCAGACCTTTCAACATGTCATAAATTGCCTAATGCATCTTCAAATGTAGGAGATTTCAACAAAAAGAGTTTTGTAGACGAAGTTCAGAATGAAAACGAGACGAGTGTGATGGAGGAGTACAACTTGTTTGCGGGAAGTAAATCCTTGAGGTTTTCAATTTTCTAA
- the LOC106772159 gene encoding uncharacterized protein LOC106772159 isoform X1, giving the protein MPALPNGNHQFCANGFWSKNRDDVGYNQLLKFWCELSPQARLELLRIDKQTLFEHARKNMYCSRCNGLLLEGFLQIVTYGKSLQQEGAVVHFPCSRAGGLKNQNNGGSSICNVVQDEIQDPSVHPWGGLTTTREGALTLLDCYLYSKSLKGLQIVFDGARAREREREFLYPDACGGGGRGWISQGIVSYGRGHGTRETCALHTARLSCDTLVDFWAALGDETRQSLLRMKEEDFIERLMYRFDSKRFCRDCRRNVIREFKELKELKRMRREPRCTNWFCVADTTFQYEVSDDSIQADWRQTFADTVGLYHHFEWAVGTTEGKSDILEFENVGMNGCVQVSGLDLGGLSACFITLRAWKLDGRCTEHTVKANAIKGQRCVHCRLIVGDGYVTITKGESIRRFFEHAEEAEEEEDDDLIDEDGNELDGECSRPQKHAKSPELAREFLLDAASVIFKEQVEKAFREGTARQNAHSIFVCLALKLLEERVHVACKEIITLEKQMKLLEEEEKEKREEEERKERKRTKEREKKLRRKERLKGKEKDTERKCSESIDVPGSPELSKDELSPAADVEQNNSIIGSNSIIVTGDDYPKIQDEDFTREGSNLRVQDYSYDDCEGDIANVQHHSYDDCDGDIANAQDRNDTSTVEQSKFYCQRLRYRKEFRLDPPTKWSDRCSNAVVSENGVVVGRSEPVHCEDNFGMHSRGINGLNRQSRISAAKSNGRNIGHKCSERFYSSNGWVNDRYDFHSCSCNSRMNRVSWETKLVSKSESTVDSSKQFYRGSKYNHVDFMSESNGRTKSRVISGNYSSRDLPHSKKVWEPMESHKKYARSNSDSNVTLGSTGQVFQFDMVRSSIDEIGGTGEVDYVDCNLKRSGVDEGYQNDLDAEAGGSCSSTEITSEEPGTSLMGGSSLNNSSDPNHGSTSSSDNCSSCLSEGDNNTTSSNRENTESSTSDSEDASQQSEGRESSTCIDNGLSGSHEAGMEKIHNANDEGLTSMSTFGPSLDAARGDVLGNPVVRMAAHNFDNCFAPVNVCSQSQSMIPPVPNQNIQFPVFQTPSAVGYYHHNPVSWPATPTNGLVHIPHPNPYLYSSPFGYGLNEDPRFCLQYGGLQQPTPLFNPVSVPVYQPFARAKGLNTEEAIRMSKPTSMLQEHLNISTVGRVSLSGANSQKAAMNGEVGDGNYAKKQDTGFSLFHFGGPADLSTCHKLPNASSNVGDFNKKSFVDEVQNENETSVMEEYNLFAGSKSLRFSIF; this is encoded by the exons ATGCCTGCGTTACCGAACGGGAATCATCAATTCTGTGCGAATGGATTCTGGTCGAAGAATCGAGACGATGTTGGCTACAATCAACTCCTCAAG TTTTGGTGTGAGCTGTCACCACAAGCTCGGTTGGAGCTCTTGAGGATAGACAAGCAAACCCTTTTTGAGCATGCACGAAAAAATATGTACTGCTCCAGGTGCAATGGGTTACTTCTTGAAGGATTTCTGCAGATTGTTACATATGGGAAATCTTTGCAACAAGAGGGAGCCGTCGTTCATTTTCCTTGTAGCAGGGCTGGAGgtttgaaaaatcaaaataacgGTGGATCATCCATCTGTAATGTGGTCCAGGATGAAATTCAAGATCCAAGTGTCCATCCTTGGGGTGGTTTGACCACAACGCGTGAGGGTGCACTAACACTTCTGGATTGCTACTTGTATTCAAAGTCTCTGAAAGGACTGCAAATT GTATTTGATGGAGCACGAGCTAGGGAACGGGAAAGAGAATTTCTTTATCCAGATGCATGTGGTGGGGGTGGCCGTGGTTGGATAAGCCAAGGAATTGTGAGCTATGGCAGAGGGCATGGGACCAGGGAAACCTGTGCCCTGCACACTGCCAGACTCTCATGTGATACACTGGTGGATTTTTGGGCAGCACTAGGAGATGAGACAAGGCAATCTCTTCTAAGGATGAAGGAAGAGGATTTTATTGAGAGATTAATGTACAG GTTCGATAGCAAGAGATTTTGCAGAGATTGTAGAAGAAATGTTATTCGAGAATTTAAGGAATTAAAAGAGTTGAAGCGCATGCGAAGAGAACCTCGATGCACTAACTGGTTTTGTGTTGCTGATACTACCTTTCAGTACGAG GTATCTGATGACTCAATTCAAGCTGATTGGCGCCAGACATTTGCTGATACTGTGGGATTGTATCATCACTTTGAGTGGGCTGTGGGAACAACTGAAGGGAAATCTGACATTTTGGAATTTGAAAATGTTGGAATGAATGGATGTGTACAAGTTAGTGGCCTAGATCTTGGTGGTTTGAGTGCATGCTTCATCACCCTCCGAGCATGGAAGCTAGATGGACGCTGTACTGAACATACTGTTAAAGCTAATGCCATAAAGGGTCAAAGGTGTGTACATTGCAGGCTTATTGTTGGGGATGGCTATGTTACAATTACAAAAGGGGAAAGTATTAGAAGATTCTTTGAACATGCCGAAGaggcagaagaagaagag GATGACGATCTCAttgatgaagatggaaatgaACTTGATGGAGAATGTTCCCGACCCCAAAAACATGCAAAGAGTCCTGAACTTGCACGAGAATTTCTTCTAGATGCCGCCAGTGTTATATTTAAAGAGCAG GTTGAAAAGGCTTTCAGAGAAGGAACAGCACGTCAAAATGCACACAGCATATTCGTTTGTCTTGCTTTGAAACTGCTGGAAGAAAGAGTTCATGTAGCTTGCAAAGAAATCATTACATTAGAAAAACAG ATGAAActtcttgaagaagaagaaaaggaaaaacgtgaagaagaagaacggAAGGAGCGGAAAAGGACAaaagaaagggagaaaaaacTTCGGAGAAAGGAAAGACTTAAAGGAAAGGAGAAAGATACAGAAAGGAAGTGTTCTGAATCAATTGATGTTCCTGGATCTCCTGAACTCTCAAAGGACGAATTGTCTCCTGCTGCTGATGTAGAGCAGAATAATTCTATTATAGGCAGTAATTCAATCATTGTAACAGGAGATGATTATCCTAAAATCCAAGATGAAGACTTCACTCGAGAGGGTAGTAATTTGAGAGTACAAGACTACTCTTACGATGACTGTGAGGGAGACATTGCAAATGTGCAACACCACTCTTATGATGATTGTGATGGAGATATTGCAAATGCACAAGACAGGAATGATACTTCTACCGTTGAGCAATCAAAGTTTTATTGTCAAAGACTTAGATATAGGAAAGAATTTCGACTGGATCCGCCAACAAAGTGGTCTGACAGATGCTCTAATGCAGTTGTTTCAGAAAATGGTGTGGTGGTTGGAAGATCAGAGCCAGTACACTGTGAAGATAATTTTGGGATGCATTCCAGAGGAATCAATGGATTGAACAGGCAATCAAGAATAAGTGCTGCAAAATCCAATGGTCGAAATATTGGTCATAAGTGTAGTGAGAGGTTTTATAGTTCCAACGGCTGGGTGAACGACAGATATGATTTTCATTCATGCAGTTGTAATAGTAGAATGAATAGGGTTAGTTGGGAGACAAAACTTGTTAGTAAGTCCGAATCCACAGTAGATTCATCTAAGCAATTTTACCGTGGTAGCAAGTATAATCATGTAGACTTCATGTCCGAGAGTAATGGAAGAACCAAAAGCAGGGTCATCTCAGGTAACTATTCTAGTAGGGATTTGCCTCACTCAAAGAAAGTTTGGGAGCCTATGGAGTCCCACAAGAAGTATGCTCGTAGTAATTCAGACTCTAATGTTACATTGGGGTCCACAGGTCAAGTATTTCAGTTCGATATGGTAAGGTCATCTATCGATGAAATTGGTGGTACAGGTGAAGTTGATTATGTGGattgtaatttgaaaagaagCGGAGTGGATGAAGGCTATCAGAATGATCTTGATGCTGAAGCTGGAGGATCTTGCAGTTCCACTGAAATTACGTCTGAGGAACCTGGAACATCTCTGATGGGTGGGTCATCCTTGAATAATTCTTCTGATCCCAATCATGGTAGCACTTCTAGTTCTGATAATTGTTCATCATGCCTAAGTGAGGGTGATAACAATACCACCTCTTCAAACCGTGAGAATACAGAATCCTCAACATCTGATTCAGAAGATGCTAGCCAACAATCTGAAGGAAGAGAAAGTTCAACCTGCATTGACAACGGATTGTCTGGTTCTCATGAAGCTGGAATGGAGAAAATTCATAATGCAAATGATGAGGGCTTGACCAGCATGTCAACATTTGGTCCATCCTTGGATGCAGCGAGAGGTGATGTATTGGGGAATCCTGTGGTTAGAATGGCCGCCCATAATTTTGATAATTGTTTTGCCCCTGTTAATGTGTGTTCTCAATCTCAAAGCATGATCCCTCCAGTGCCAAACCAAAATATACAATTTCCAGTGTTTCAGACTCCTTCGGCAGTGGGCTATTACCATCACAATCCAGTTTCATGGCCAGCTACTCCTACAAATGGGTTGGTGCATATCCCGCACCCAAACCCCTACTTATATAGTAGCCCTTTTGGATATGGCTTAAACGAAGATCCGAGATTCTGCTTGCAATATGGTGGCTTACAGCAACCAACACCCTTATTTAACCCTGTTTCCGTTCCAGTTTATCAGCCATTTGCCAGAGCTAAAGGCTTAAATACGGAGGAAGCGATTCGAATGTCTAAGCCAACATCCATGCTTCAAGAGCATCTTAATATATCTACAGTGGGAAGGGTTTCTCTAAGCGGAGCTAATTCACAAAAAGCAGCAATGAATGGGGAAGTTGGAGATGGTAATTATGCCAAGAAACAAGACACTGGTTTCTCCCTGTTTCATTTTGGTGGCCCTGCAGACCTTTCAACATGTCATAAATTGCCTAATGCATCTTCAAATGTAGGAGATTTCAACAAAAAGAGTTTTGTAGACGAAGTTCAGAATGAAAACGAGACGAGTGTGATGGAGGAGTACAACTTGTTTGCGGGAAGTAAATCCTTGAGGTTTTCAATTTTCTAA